The following proteins are encoded in a genomic region of Mahella australiensis 50-1 BON:
- the fliY gene encoding flagellar motor switch phosphatase FliY codes for MSDILSQEEIDALLRGQQSPSQSSDDAILTDIEKDALGEIGNISMGTAATTLSTLLRNKVVITTPRVDITTMNELGKEYPIPFVAVEVKYTQGLEGVNLLILKEEDVKLITDLMMGGDGSNIADEISDLHLSAIGEAMNQMVGSSATSLSTMFDKNINISPPKAFVINFTDESPYDAFDSNEPLVRIAFSMEIGTLLKSEMMQLLPIDFAKELVNNLLGGAAKAPDNEPLQKQEVTQMPPIESEKPEIKQAVVNKTESEKVVKAQPVVFQQLNNEAPEVLQGSNMNLIMDIPLQVTVELGRTKKTVKDILELGTGSVIELDRLAGEPIDILVNGKLVARGEVIVIDENFGVRIIEMIDQTTAKNTK; via the coding sequence ATGAGTGATATACTGTCCCAGGAAGAGATAGATGCTTTGCTGCGAGGTCAGCAATCCCCTTCTCAGAGTAGCGACGATGCTATACTAACAGATATAGAGAAAGATGCACTGGGAGAAATAGGCAATATAAGCATGGGGACGGCGGCTACTACGCTTTCTACTCTTTTAAGAAATAAGGTTGTGATAACCACTCCAAGAGTGGATATTACGACTATGAATGAATTGGGCAAGGAATACCCCATACCATTTGTAGCCGTTGAGGTGAAATACACGCAGGGGCTAGAAGGGGTAAATTTGCTGATTTTAAAAGAAGAAGACGTGAAATTAATAACCGATCTCATGATGGGAGGAGACGGCAGCAACATTGCTGACGAAATAAGCGATCTGCATCTTAGCGCTATAGGTGAGGCTATGAATCAGATGGTTGGATCATCGGCTACATCGCTTTCCACGATGTTCGATAAGAACATAAATATATCTCCTCCGAAAGCATTTGTTATTAACTTTACCGATGAATCCCCTTACGATGCTTTTGATTCCAATGAACCTTTGGTTCGCATAGCATTCAGTATGGAGATAGGCACCTTGTTGAAAAGCGAGATGATGCAGTTATTGCCTATAGATTTTGCTAAAGAATTAGTAAATAATCTGCTCGGTGGCGCGGCAAAAGCTCCAGATAATGAACCGTTACAAAAGCAAGAAGTAACTCAAATGCCCCCGATTGAGTCTGAAAAGCCTGAAATTAAACAAGCTGTTGTAAATAAAACAGAATCAGAAAAAGTCGTTAAGGCTCAACCGGTAGTATTCCAACAATTAAATAATGAAGCGCCTGAGGTATTGCAAGGGTCCAACATGAATCTTATAATGGATATACCATTGCAGGTTACGGTAGAACTCGGTCGGACTAAAAAAACAGTAAAAGATATTCTTGAATTGGGGACGGGTTCAGTGATAGAATTGGATCGATTGGCTGGAGAACCGATCGATATATTAGTCAATGGTAAACTCGTGGCAAGAGGCGAGGTGATAGTTATCGACGAAAATTTCGGAGTCCGTATTATAGAAATGATAGACCAAACGACTGCAAAAAATACTAAATAA